TCGCTCAGGTCATTGTCAAGAACAATCGAGCCATCGGCGTCGCCTTGGAAAACGGCGACGAAATCTACGCTGACGCCGTCGCCTCCAGCCTGGACCCCAAACTGACCTTCCTCAAACTGGTAGACCCGAAGCAGCTGCCAACCGATCTGGTCGCATCCATCCACAAATTCAACACACGCGGCTCATCCGGCAAAGTCAATCTGGCCCTGGATGTCCTGCCCGACCTGACCTGTATGCCCGGCCCCGGCCGCCACCTGGCCGGGGCGATCTCCATCAGCCCCAGCATAGATTACATCGAGCGGGCGTATGATGAGGCGAAATATGGCGAGTTTAGTCAACGGCCGTACATAGACTGCATCCTCCCCTCCGTCATAGACCCGGGCATGGCCCCACCCGGCAAACACGTCATGTCCTGCTTTGTGCAATATGCCCCCTACGACCTTAACGGCGGTTGGAACGATGCCAGGCGCGAAGCGTTCGGCGATGCGGTAATTGACACCCTAAGCCAATACATGCCCAACCTGAAGAACATCATCCTCCACCGGCAAGTGCTGACGCCGCTGGACATCGAGGAGATGATCGGGCTGTCGCAGGGCAACATCTTCCAGGGGGAATTGAGCCTATCGCAGTTATTTTTCTTACGGCCGGCGGCCGGCTGGGCCAAATACCGCACGCCCATCAAAGGGTACTGGCAGTGCGGCTCCGGCACGCACCCTGGCGGCGGCATTATGGGCGCGCCAGGACAGTTGGCGGCGCTGGAAATGTTAAAAGATGGCTGACACACTGCGCCAGCAGTGTGCAGACAACCGTTTGGCGCTATAATCTCTATCCCGGTTATTTGGGGTAACCTGACCTACAAAAATATAGGAGAAAGACAGCTATGAATAAACATGATGTGCAACTGCTGCAACAATTCCGTGGCTACCCGGCCATCAGCATCTTGCTGCCAACGCACCGCACCTCCCCGGACAATCGCCAGGATCCTATCCGGGTGCGTAACCTGGTTCTGGAAGCGGGCAACCGGCTGCTGCAAGAGTTCAGCAAACGCGAAATGGAGACCATACTCGCCCGTCTGGAGCAGGCGGCCAACGAGATTGATTATCGCGGCACGCTAGATGGCCTGGCGATCTTTGTCAACCAGGACATTAGCCGCATCTTGTACCTGCCGTTTACCTTAAATGAGCGCGTTGTGATTGATGAGACCTTTGCCACCCGCGACCTGGTCTACGCGCTCAATCGTACCACCCGTTACTGGGTATTGGCCCTCAGCGAAAATTCGACTCGCCTGTTTGAAGGTGTGCGTGAAGAATTAATTGAAATTCGTGAAGAAGGCTTCCCGCTGGTCCATACTGGCGCAACCAGAGGCAAAGCCGTGCCCACCGATCCGGCGGTCCAGGCGTCGGCTTACCGGGATGAACGCCACCGCCAGTTTTTCCGCCAGGTGGACGAGGCGTTTAAGCCATTTTACACCGACGATGAACTGCCCCTGGTTGTGGTGGGGGTGGACCGCTACCTGGCCTTCTTCCAAGAGGTGACGGCGCGCCCCGGCGCAGTCGCGGCAACCTTACAGGGCAACTACGACAAAGCCGCCCCACATGAATTGGGCAAATTGGTCTGGCCGCTGATGGAGGAAGTCGAAACGCAGCGGCGGTTGGAATACCTGGATGTATTGGGGCGAGCCGTCGGGCAGCGGAAGTTTGTCTCCACGGCCGAACAGGTGTGGCGGTTGGCGCAAGAAGGGCGCGGCCGGCTGCTGCTGGTGGAGCAGGATTTCCACTTTCCTGGGCGTCTCAGTGAAGACGGCCGTCTCCTTTTTGCCGCCGACGACCCCACTGCGCCAGATGTAATGACCGACGCCGTGAATGAGATTATTGAGATGGTTTTGTCCAAGCAGGGGCAGGTCGTCTTTGTGGACAATGGGCAGTTAGAACAGCATCAGCGCATTGCGCTGGTGCTGCGTTATTAAACTGCAAAACAGACCTGACAGTTCTCAGAGAGCTGTCAGGTCTGACAGAGTCGCGAAGCGGTAGCCACGCTTTTTCAGGGCGGGCACAACCCGGCGCAGCACCTCCACCGTGCCTTCCCGGTCGCAGCATCCATCGTGCAGCACAATGATAGACCCCGGCTGCACGTTGCCCAAAATGTAACCGGTGGCAAATTCAACAGAGTGGAACTGGGCGTCGTAAGGGTAAATGGAACCGACAACGCAGCGGTAGCGATACGGCCGTATCTGCTCCAACATGCGCGTATTATAAAAGCCCGAACCGGGCCGGAACCAGCGTACCGGCCCAAACGGGGCAATCAGCGCGTGGGTTTCCGCCAATTGACGGTCAAATTCGCCGGCGTCCAGAGTGATGGAACGCTGGTCACTCATCAGGTGATTGCCCAGTTCGTGCCCCTCGGCTACGATGCGGCGCATCACTGCCTCATTGCCGGGGACCTGGCTGCCGATAATGAAAAAGGTGGCGGGCACTTGCAGCTCGGCCAGCGCGTCTAAAATCTCCGGCGTCAGCTCATCGTGGGGGCCATCATCAATTGTCAGAGCGATGACTTTGTCGTGGGGGTCGGCGCGGAACAGCACCTCATCGGAAGTTTGCTCCTCTAACAGACGCGAAAAGAGCCGGGCCTTGAAGAAAAAGCCAGCGGCGGCGGCGGCGCTGAGGACGCTAAGAAGTAAAAAAGTGCTTTTTGTTCGGCGCATGATCATTAACCAACTGTTTATGGGGGACAATCAACGGGTTACGGATCATTGTTGACGGTTGTCGGCTGATTGTTGGTCTTGCACCAGCAGGCGGCGCAAGACCTTGCCAATAAAGGATTTGGGCAGTTCCTCGCGGAACTCAATGTCCCAGGGCACAGCGTAAGGGTCCAGACGGCGGCGGCACAGGTCTAACAGTTCCTCTTTGTTGATGTTGGCCCCGGGGCGGGGGACAACAAACGCCTTCACTTTTTGCCCTTCTTCGGCGCGACCAATACCCACGACGGCCACCTCTAAAACGCGCGGATTTTCGTATAGTACCTCCTCCACGTCGCGGGGAAACACGGTGTATTCGCCGAAGACAATGGTGTCTTTTTTGCGGCTGATAATGCGGAAGTAGCCGTCTTCGTCTTGCACGGCCACGTCGCCTGTGTCCAGCCAGCCATCATCCAGGACGATGGCGTTATCCAAAGTGCCATCGGCCTGCCAGTAGCCCTGCATCACTTGCGGACCGCGTATGACCAGCTCGCCGATCTGCCCAACGGGGAGATCTTCACCAGTAATGAAGCTGATGATTTTGGCGTCGGTGTTGGGCAGCGGCACGCCAATGGAGCCAGGTTTGCGCAAGCCATAAAGCGGGTTGGCGTGCGTGACGGGCGAGGCTTCGGTGAGGCCGTAGCCTTCGACGAGACGACCGTGACTCAGCTTCTCGAACGCCTCTTGCACCTCAACGGGCAGTGGGGCCGCGCCGCTGATGCACGCCTTCACACTGGACAGACCATAACTGCGCACGTCGGGCGTCTGGTTAATTGCCATGTACATGGAAGGCACGCCGGGAAACATCGTTACTTTGTGGTCGCGGATATGCTCTAGCACCTGGGGGGTGTCGAAGACGGGCAGCAGAACCAGAGTGGCGGCCACGGCAATGGGCACGCTCATGGCGCTGATGAGACCATAGCTGTGCAGCAGCGGCACGACGGAGAGAAAGACTTCCTGGCCGTAAGTCAGGTCGGGGACCCAGTGGCGGGTTTGCAGGGTATTGGCGACCAGGTTGTGATGGGTGAGCGCGACGCCTTTGGACAGGCCGGTAGTGCCGCTGGTGTAGAGGATGGCGGCCAGGTCATCGGGCTGCACTTCGATGCCCAACGGTGTGATGGGAGCGTCCTGACGCACGGTGAACATGCGCTGGCCGACTTCGCGGGCAATGGCTTTATGCCGCTCTTCGTCATCGGCAATGCCAAAGCGGGCGATGAGTTTCTGGTAGACGGCGTGGGAAACGGCCGTGCGTAAATCGGCAAATATGAACTCGTTCAGGCCGGTCATCTGCTTGATGGCCTGGGCCAACTGGCTGAAGCTGTGGACTGTTACCAGCACTTTGGGCTGCGTTTCGCGCACCTGGCGGATGATGGTGGTGGTGTCGGCTTCGGCGTTGGGCAGCACCACCACGCCGCCGGCGCGCAGCACGCCGTAAAAGGCCACCACCATCTGCGGCATGTTGGGCAGGATGATCATCACCCGGTCGCCGGGACGCACCCCTAAGCCGTGAAAGACGTGGCTCATCTGGTTGACCTGCTCGTTGAGTTCTTTGTAGGTAAGCTGCGAGCCGTAGAAGTGGATGGCCGGGCGGCGCGGCAGCCAATGGGCGGCGCTTTCCAGAAAGTCGGGCAACGGCCGTTTGGGTATCGGGATGGATGGGGGTGTGCCGGGGCTGTAACTTTTGAGCCAGATACGGCCGTGCAGCGGATTATCCCGGCTAATGGCGTCGCGCCAGGTTCGCGGACGGCCGTCGGCGAACCGTTCGATGGCCCGGGTGACAGCCTGATGGCGCTCTAACTGCACCTTGTGTTTGGCCGATCCCACGTCAATCACTTCGGCATCGGGGATCATCTTGCCTACGTCTTCAAAGACGCGGCGCGGGAAATAATTGTCCCGTTCGCCGGTGATAATCAGCGTGGGCGTGCTGATGTTGCGCATCAGCGACCAGCCCTGCCAATGCTGCATATTATTGGCCATCATATTTTTGACGACGTGGATTTCGGCGTCGAAGCGAGTGCGATATTTCCAGAACGGCCGCAGCCAGTTCAACGGCAGCTTCAGCAGCCACTTGGCAAACCAGGGCAGCGGGTACTCTCCGGCCGTAGCGATGAGAACCAGCTTTTCTAACTGCTCCGGGTGGGCGTTGGCGTATTCCACGGCAATCGAACCGCCAAAGGAGTGGGCCACCAACGTAAACTGCTCCGGCAGCTTGAGCCTCTGGGTGATGGCGTATAGATCGGCGACCAGTTCGTCCATGGTATAGCGCGTATAAGGCGCATCGCTTTGCCCGTGTCCGCGCAAATCGGGGGCGACGACGCGGTAGTTGTGGCTGGCAAAATAATTGATCTGAAACTCCCACGATTCCAGCACGCCAGCGTAGCCGTGCAGAAATAGAATGGTGCGCTCGGCCCCTTCCGGCCATAAGTCCAGCACGCTCAATTCGGCGTCGGCGACGCCGGGGATGGGCACGCTGCGTCGGTAGAGATCATAATCGAATACAATGTCGCGTCGTTTGACGCCGCGGAGTTTCTTTTTCATGAGGCGCACCTGTCAGTTGGGTATGTCACCCGATTATACAAAGGAGGCTGCGTTCCACCAATTCAGACTGTAGTTGTAACTGCTTGTCATCTGCGGCAGCGCGGACATGGGCCGGTGAATGTGGTATAGTAACGGGCCAGGAGATATGTCATGACCAGACCAAACCGAACCGAATTAGACTTGGAAACACACGGCCGTCTTTCCATCCTGGTTGTTGTTGCTGTCGGTTATCTGGTCACGTTTCTGGGCGCCTTTTCTGCCAACGGCTATACCGGCACATGGTTGGAAACCTTTTTGGCGCTGCTGTTTGGGGTGGTTTTTTCCCTGCTTTGCGCCTATGACTGGCTCTTTTTTCATTACGTCCAGGGCGCCTGGAAGAAGCCGTTATACTTTGGCATCCAGCTTGGCCTGCTTTTTGCCATTCAATGGTTGATTGGTCCGGGTGGCATCTGGTTGGTTTCCTTGCCGCTGGCCGGGCTGGCGGTAGAGCATCTGTCGCCGCTGTGGCGTTGGCCGGTTTACCTGGGCATATTGTTCGGCATGTTCGTCTCCATTGGCTTTCGTTATCAGGATTGGCAGTCTGTTTTTTTGTTTACTCTCAGCGTTAGTCCGGCCATCTTTTTTGTGGTGGTTTTTTCGGAGCAGGGGGTGCGTGAACGCACTGCCCGTCAGAAAGCAGAAGAATTGACGGCCGACCTGGAAGAGGCCAACCATCGCTTATCGGCTTATGCCGCGCAGGTGGAGGAGTTGGCAACCACACAGGAGCGCAACCGGCTGGCGCGAGAGATTCATGACAATTTGGGCCATTACCTGACGGTGGTGAATGTGCAAATCGGCGCGGCCAAAGTGCTGTTGGCCCATGAGCCAGAGCGGGCCATGGCCGCTTTGGACAAGGCGCAGGGGTTGACCCAGGAAGGGTTAACGGCCGTGCGTCAATCTGTCAGTTCGCTGCGCGAATCACCGTTGGCTAAACGGCCGTTGCCCCAAGCCATCGCTGCGCTGGTCCAGGAATCCAACAATGCCGGCATCGTCACCGATTTGACCCTTCACGGCGATTACCGCCCTCTGACCCCTCAGACCGAGTTAACGCTCTACCGCGTGGCCCAGGAAGGGCTGACCAATATCCGCAAACATGCCCGCGCTTCCCGCGCCAATCTGACGCTGGATTATGCCAACCCGGAGCAGGTGCAGTTGATGGTGGCCGACAATGGTTTGGGCGCAGCCGCTGCCGGCAGCGGGTTTGGGCTGCTGGGCATACGGGAGCGAGTGCTGCTGCTGAACGGCGATATGGAGATAGAAACGGCCGTCAACCACGGCTTTTGCCTGCGCGTCACCATTCCTAAGTGATCATCTAGAAATTACATGGCCCAGATTGGACCAATCTCCAAGATTGGTCCAATCTAAAAAACAGGAAGTTATTCTTAGACGATTACTAAGAGGTAGGAGCCGTTAACCGAAGTCCGTATTCCGTTTTCCGATGGCATTTATCCAGCAATTCCAATTATCAACCTGCTCGTAGGGGCGGGACAGTCGGGCCAATGTCTCGGCCATTCTCCAACACCTTTGCTCCCGCCTGTCTCGCCCGGTCCAGGCGAAAAAGGGCGAGACGGCGCGGGAAAAAGCCGTTCGCTGCGGTTGTTACCTGCCCGCGCCGTCCCGCCCCTACCACAATTGGAATTGCCGGCATTTATCAGAGGCGACACGCTACGAATACGGATTACGAAGTACGGATTACGTCTACCAGAAGCCTGCCTGAGAAGTAAAATGGGGCACAGATTCACAAAGATTTTGGAGGTTTCATGAGCATTCGCGTATTACTGGTAGATGATCAGGCACTTTTTCGGGAAGGGCTGCGCACCCTTCTTTCGGTCTGGCCAGACCTGGAGGTGGTAGGCGAAGCGGGCAACGGCCAGGAAGCGTTGGTGCTGGCCGCGGCCGTGCGTCCCGACGTGGTTTTGATGGATTTGCGGATGCCGGTTTTAGATGGCGCAGCCGCCACACGCCGCCTGCTGGCCGAGTGGCCCGATACCAAAATCATCGTCCTCACCACGTTTGATGACGACGACCACGTGTTTGATGGCTTGCGCGCCGGGGCGGTGGGCTATTTACTCAAGGATGTGCCCTCGGAGAAATTAGTCGAGGCAATTCGTCTGGCGGCAGAGGGTAAATCCTTTTTGCAGCCGTCTATTGCCGCCAAAGTGGTAGCGGAATTTGCCCGGTTAACGGCCGTACCCCCGGTAACGGCCGTATCTACCTCCCCGTTAGTTGAACCCCTGTCTGACCGCGAACGGGAAATTCTAGCGCTGCTATCCACCGGAGCCAGCAACAAGGAAATCGCCGCGCAGCTTTATATCGCCGAAGGTACTGTGAAGAATCACGTCACCAACATTCTCGGCAAAATGGGCGCGCGTGACCGCACCCAGGCGGCCCTCAAGGCCAAAGAGATGGGCCTCCTTTAAGTTGAAAGACCTGACAGATTTCGCCAACCTGTCAGGTCTTTTGGGTAGTATTCAGTTTTCAGTGCGCGTTTTCCAGAGGTAACACCGACTGAACACTGAACACTGGTCACTGACCACCGATTACGGCTCCTGGCCCTTATAGTCCATACCGTTCTATCGCTTCGTTTAAGATACGGTTAACCAGTTCTTCATAGCTCCAGCCCTCCGCCCTGGCTTCGATGCACAGGTCAGAATATTCCGGGTTCAGGCCGGGCAGGGGATTCACTTCCAGAATGTACGGCTTGTTACCATCATTGGCGTCCAGGCGAAAATCCACGCGGGCAACGTCCAGGCAGCCGGTGACACGAAAAGTAGCGGCCGTCAACCAGTTTAACTCATCCAACATCGCCTGCTCAATTGGCGCCGGGCATAGATAGTGGAAGGTGTGTACCAGTTCGGTCTTGATGCGGCTGGTGTAGATGCCCCCTTCTTCGTCGGGATAGCGAGTCATGTCTATTTCCAGCGGCGGCAGCAGCGAAAGCCCCTTGGAGACACGCTGCGCTTCTTCATCGTCGGGCACGCGCCAGGCGACCGGCGTGGTCAGGTTGCCTACCACGCCTACGGTAATCTCTCGCCCTTCGATAAAGTGTTCGGCCAGCACCGGTTGATCATAACGGTCGAACAATCGGCGTAGCTGGGTCCGCAGTTGGGTCTCGTTCTGCACCACCGATTCGGCGCTGATACCCATGCCGGTGCCTTCGCGGCTCGGTTTGACAAACAAGGGGAATATCAGATCGGCGCTGATGGGTTCGTGAACACGCTCGAAGACCTGAAATTGGGGCGTTGGCAGGCCATGGTAGGTGAGGACACGCTTGGTCATCGGCTTGTCCAGGGTCAGAGCCAACGTGAGGACCTGGGAGCCGGTGTAGGGGATGCGCAGCATTTCCAGGATGGCCGGAACCTGCGCTTCCCGCGAGTCGCCAAAATGGCCTTCACAAATATTAAAGCAAATGTCTGGCTTGAGCCGGACTAAGTTTTCAAACAGGCTTCTGTCCCCTTCCAAAAAGGTGACATCGTGGCCGCCCGATCGGAGAGCGGTCATGATTGACTCGATGGTTGCTTCGGAATCCAAATCGTCCCACATGTCGGGCGACATGCCGGGCAACAAGGGCGCATTTTTTTGAAGGTTTGCCAACAAAGCAACGTGCATTTTATTGTTTTTCTCCTGAAAATTGATTTACATAAAGCGGCAATGTGGTTGCCGCACAAAAATTCACCACAGAGAGCCAACGGGTTTGATAAACCTTCGGCTCTTTGTGGTGCTATCGAATCGCCTGATTCATTTTGCTTTATTCATTGGTTTGTTTGCGTCGCCAGAGGTACAGACCACCGCCGACGGCCGCTATTCCGGCTGCTACCAACCCACCAGCAACCAGGGCATTGTTTGCGCCATCATCTGCGGTTACCGTAGCGGTTTCAGCTTCGGCTGTCGTTGGGGGTTCGGGGGTGGCGGCGGGCTGGAACTCCTCGGTCACGGCCGTTTCTGCCTCAATCGTGGCTGCCGGCAGTTCTGCCTGAACCGCGCTGTCTGGTAAGACGAAAACGGCCGTCGTCCGTCCTGGCACGCTAACCGTACCCGTCGCCGCATCAAAGCTGGATTCAGCCACCAGCGCGTCGGCGGAGTTGAGCAGCACCGGATGCAGTTCCAGGGGCAAATTCACCCAATCAGCCGCGCTGAAGTTGAGCGGATCGTCGTTGGCGTTAAACAGCGTGACGACAAGGGCATAGTTCGAGTCCAGATTCTCCCCTTCCAGGTCCGACAGGCTCATGACAATGACGCCAGGGATTTGCTCTGGCCCGGTGTTGTGAAAACGCAGCCGCGCCTGCACCTCAGCGGCCGTTTGCAGGCGGAAGAGAGGCGAACTGGCGCGAATTTGCAGGAATTCGCGGAAGTGGGCGGCGGAAACGGCCGTGTGTTCGCTGCTGGCTGCCAGGTCGGGGTTAGCCAATAGGGGACCCATCACCGGCCACATGCTCTGGTTGTCGGCGGCGGCAGGCAGCCCCTTGCCCCAGTTGGTGCTGTTGCCAGTCCAATCCACGGCGTTGAACCAGTCGCCGGAATTGTAGCTGTTGCGGTCCAACGATTTGGAGCGCAGCAGATCATCGCCGGCCTGGAAGAAAGGCACACCCTGGCTGAGCATGACGATGCTGCTGCCCAGGTTGTGCATCCGCACGCGGGCGTCCATGTCGGCCGTCAGCGGCGCTTTGTACTGGATGGCGTCGAACAGCGTCTCGTTGTCGTGCTTGGAGACGTAGACGATGTTTTCCTGGGGGTCCTGGGTGTAACCGGCCGGGCTGCCGTTGTAGCTGACATCCGCGCCGGTGGTCAGGACGCCGGCCGCGCCGGTGAATTGGTAGTCGGCCAGGTTGCCGGCCAGCCCGACGCGAATCAGGTCGGCGAAGTTGAGCAGGCTGTCTAGTTGGGCCGATGCCGCGCCCTGATCGGTTTCGTTGGGGTCGTAGTAGAGGCCGTTGATGAAGCCCTGCTCTTGCTGCCCGCCAAAGGGCGAACCACCGCGCGCGGCGTCGCGCAGCCGGTCGTTGAAGACGCCGATGCCGGTTCCGGCGGCGTTAAATTGGGTGGCGTTGACGCCGCGGGCGTTGTTGGCCACTTCGCCGAAGTTCCAGCCTTCGCCGTAGAGGTAGATGGCCCGGCCGTCTACGCCATCATTCGCCAACGTCAGCGCGTCCAGGGCGGCGCGTACCGCCAGCATATCGTCCAGCATATGGTGGCCCATCAGGTCGAAGCGGAAAGCGTCTACTTTGTATTCTTTGGCCCAGGTGATGACCGAATCCACCATCAGTTTGCGCATCATGGCGTGTTCGGTGGCGGTGTTTTGGCAGCAGGTAGAGGTTTCGACACGGCCGCTGCCGCTGAGGCGGTGGTAATAGCCGGGCACAATCCTGTCCAGTACCGATTTGTCGTTTTGGCCGCTGGCGTTGGTATGATTATAGACCACATCCATCACCACCCGCAGCCCCATTTGGTTCAGCGCCTGCACCATCTGGCGGTACTCGACAATGCGCGTCACGCCGGTGGGGTCGGTGCTGTAGCTGCCTTCAGGCACGGTGTAGTGCAATGGATCGTAACCCCAATTGAACCCATCTAAATCGCGCACTTCGCCGATAATGGCCTGCTGCTGCTCGGAGTCCGGCGGGAAGGCGGCCAATTCGGTCGGGTCTGGCTCTACGCGGGCGGCGGCGTCTTCGTTGATGGTGGCGATGTCGAAGCTGGGCAGCAGGTGGAGGTGGCTCAGGCCAGCGTCGGCCAACGCCGCCAAGTGGCGCGTGCCGTCGCTGTCTACGGTGAAGGCCATGTAGGTTCCGCGCAGCATTTCCGGCACGCTTTCATCGTAGATGCTGAAGTCGCGGATGTGCAGTTCGTAGATGGTGATGTCTTCGGGGGCGGCGAGCGGCGGTTTGGCGACGGCCGTCCACCCATCCGGCAGCAAATCGGCGTCATCCAGGTTGACAATCTGGCTGAGTGTGCTGTTGAGCGACAAATTGAAGGAGTAGGGGTCGGTAACCAGGTTGGTTTCCACCGCGCCGGTGGTGGGAGCGAAGATCTGCACTTCGTAAAGGTAATAGCGGCGGTCCCAATCGGCCGCGCCGACCACGCTCCAGACGCCGGTGTTAGAATCTATGCGCATGGGGAAAAATTCGGGTGCGTCGGCCGGGTTGTCGTCGGGGAACAGCGCCAGGCGCACGCGCTGCGCCGTGGGCGCCCAGACGCGCAGCACCGGGGCGCCCTCTTCGTAGCTGACGCCCAATGGACCATTGTAGGCGAACAGGTCGTCCAGTACGCCGGGAATCTGTAGGCCGGTGGCGTCCAACAGGCCGCCGGCGGCGTCGCTCATGGCAACGGCCATTTGCCCTTTCAACGCCAACCGCGCATTAAAAAAGTCGGCGCGGTCAATTTTGAAGGCGGCGTAATCGGCCAGGTGGGGGAATTTTTCCTTCACGCCATCGGGTAAACCGGCCGGATCAGGCGTCAGGCGCAGCCAATCGCCGCCACTGATGTCGCTAAAGCTGAGGCTGAGTTTGCCGTCCAGGCTGTAGTACAGGCGGTAGGTGCTGCTGTCGTCGGCGGTTATGTCCCAGGCGATGGTATCGGTCGTGACCCAATGCGCTTTGGCTTCGCGGATGTTGCCCACCGGGCCACCGCCACCGACGCGAATGTTGATCAGGTTACTGGCCGAATCCCAGGCGAATGTGACCAGGTCGCCATCGGCGGCGACGGTGAAGGGGATGTTGGCTCCATCCAGCGCGCCGCCTTCGCCATAGCTGTCATCCGGGTTCTGGCCGACAGCGACGCGGGCTTCATACTCACCGGCGGGGATGGCGTCGGTCTGGAATAGGAAAAGGCCGTCGCCGTCGGGGTCTTGCAGCCAGGAGCGCAGGCAGTCGGCCTGCCAGTCGGCGGCGCAGCCCAGTTCATCTTGAAAGCTGCCGGGTACGTTGGCGATGACGCTGTTGACGCTGTCGGCGACCCAGCCGGTTTGGGTGGAGAAGAGGAAAGTGACGGCCGTTTCTTGCGCCAGCGACAAGGGGACGTTAGGGCCGCCGGGCTGGGCGGCCAGCCCAAAGTTCACGTCCCAACTGCCGTTGAGGGCGGCTTTGTATTCGTAATCGCCGGCGGGGATGGTGAAGGTATTGGACCAAAGCTGGTCGGTTTCGTTATAAATCAGGGCGGTGGCTTCGCATTCTGGCTGCCAATCGCCGGGGCAGCCCAGGACGCTCTGAATTGTGCCGGGGATGACGACCAGGTTGGGCTGGGCGACAGCCGGGGCGGGCATTCCGGCGGACGGAGCGGAAGTGGCCGCCAAGGATGGATCGCCGGTCGTGATTTCTAGGGAATCAGCCGCCGGGTCGTAATTAAAGATGACAGCTTCCGCTTCGCTGACAGTGAAGGGGGTGGGATCACCCTCGCGGAGCTTCACGCCGAGGTCAAAGGCGAGATTTACCTCATAATTGCCGGGT
This genomic stretch from Candidatus Leptovillus gracilis harbors:
- a CDS encoding polysaccharide deacetylase family protein produces the protein MRRTKSTFLLLSVLSAAAAAGFFFKARLFSRLLEEQTSDEVLFRADPHDKVIALTIDDGPHDELTPEILDALAELQVPATFFIIGSQVPGNEAVMRRIVAEGHELGNHLMSDQRSITLDAGEFDRQLAETHALIAPFGPVRWFRPGSGFYNTRMLEQIRPYRYRCVVGSIYPYDAQFHSVEFATGYILGNVQPGSIIVLHDGCCDREGTVEVLRRVVPALKKRGYRFATLSDLTAL
- a CDS encoding alpha/beta fold hydrolase, which codes for MKKKLRGVKRRDIVFDYDLYRRSVPIPGVADAELSVLDLWPEGAERTILFLHGYAGVLESWEFQINYFASHNYRVVAPDLRGHGQSDAPYTRYTMDELVADLYAITQRLKLPEQFTLVAHSFGGSIAVEYANAHPEQLEKLVLIATAGEYPLPWFAKWLLKLPLNWLRPFWKYRTRFDAEIHVVKNMMANNMQHWQGWSLMRNISTPTLIITGERDNYFPRRVFEDVGKMIPDAEVIDVGSAKHKVQLERHQAVTRAIERFADGRPRTWRDAISRDNPLHGRIWLKSYSPGTPPSIPIPKRPLPDFLESAAHWLPRRPAIHFYGSQLTYKELNEQVNQMSHVFHGLGVRPGDRVMIILPNMPQMVVAFYGVLRAGGVVVLPNAEADTTTIIRQVRETQPKVLVTVHSFSQLAQAIKQMTGLNEFIFADLRTAVSHAVYQKLIARFGIADDEERHKAIAREVGQRMFTVRQDAPITPLGIEVQPDDLAAILYTSGTTGLSKGVALTHHNLVANTLQTRHWVPDLTYGQEVFLSVVPLLHSYGLISAMSVPIAVAATLVLLPVFDTPQVLEHIRDHKVTMFPGVPSMYMAINQTPDVRSYGLSSVKACISGAAPLPVEVQEAFEKLSHGRLVEGYGLTEASPVTHANPLYGLRKPGSIGVPLPNTDAKIISFITGEDLPVGQIGELVIRGPQVMQGYWQADGTLDNAIVLDDGWLDTGDVAVQDEDGYFRIISRKKDTIVFGEYTVFPRDVEEVLYENPRVLEVAVVGIGRAEEGQKVKAFVVPRPGANINKEELLDLCRRRLDPYAVPWDIEFREELPKSFIGKVLRRLLVQDQQSADNRQQ
- a CDS encoding sensor histidine kinase gives rise to the protein MTRPNRTELDLETHGRLSILVVVAVGYLVTFLGAFSANGYTGTWLETFLALLFGVVFSLLCAYDWLFFHYVQGAWKKPLYFGIQLGLLFAIQWLIGPGGIWLVSLPLAGLAVEHLSPLWRWPVYLGILFGMFVSIGFRYQDWQSVFLFTLSVSPAIFFVVVFSEQGVRERTARQKAEELTADLEEANHRLSAYAAQVEELATTQERNRLAREIHDNLGHYLTVVNVQIGAAKVLLAHEPERAMAALDKAQGLTQEGLTAVRQSVSSLRESPLAKRPLPQAIAALVQESNNAGIVTDLTLHGDYRPLTPQTELTLYRVAQEGLTNIRKHARASRANLTLDYANPEQVQLMVADNGLGAAAAGSGFGLLGIRERVLLLNGDMEIETAVNHGFCLRVTIPK
- a CDS encoding response regulator transcription factor, producing MSIRVLLVDDQALFREGLRTLLSVWPDLEVVGEAGNGQEALVLAAAVRPDVVLMDLRMPVLDGAAATRRLLAEWPDTKIIVLTTFDDDDHVFDGLRAGAVGYLLKDVPSEKLVEAIRLAAEGKSFLQPSIAAKVVAEFARLTAVPPVTAVSTSPLVEPLSDREREILALLSTGASNKEIAAQLYIAEGTVKNHVTNILGKMGARDRTQAALKAKEMGLL
- a CDS encoding D-alanine--D-alanine ligase, which codes for MTALRSGGHDVTFLEGDRSLFENLVRLKPDICFNICEGHFGDSREAQVPAILEMLRIPYTGSQVLTLALTLDKPMTKRVLTYHGLPTPQFQVFERVHEPISADLIFPLFVKPSREGTGMGISAESVVQNETQLRTQLRRLFDRYDQPVLAEHFIEGREITVGVVGNLTTPVAWRVPDDEEAQRVSKGLSLLPPLEIDMTRYPDEEGGIYTSRIKTELVHTFHYLCPAPIEQAMLDELNWLTAATFRVTGCLDVARVDFRLDANDGNKPYILEVNPLPGLNPEYSDLCIEARAEGWSYEELVNRILNEAIERYGL